A genome region from Alteripontixanthobacter maritimus includes the following:
- a CDS encoding alpha/beta fold hydrolase: MTLEEWRSRARKFDYDGHTIACWLGGDAKARPLVLVHGFPTSSFDWAQVWQQLGQDRGLVAADMLGFGLSDKPRDGFDGHGYSIHRQADLHEALIEQLGIDEFDLLVHDYGVSVGQELLARQQDGSGAHGLGHVWFLNGGIFPDQHRPRPIQKLGTSRLGPLVGKLMTRASFGKSFSEVFGPNTQPSEEELDDYWTLIARKGGHRLTHKLLHYIADRREHEERWVGALRAAAGRVGFINGALDPVSGRHAYDKWRATVPQAKHHLIGTVGHYPQVEAPMEVIKVLRDWFR, translated from the coding sequence ATGACTTTGGAAGAATGGCGCAGCCGGGCGCGAAAGTTCGATTATGACGGCCATACCATTGCCTGCTGGCTGGGGGGCGACGCGAAGGCGCGTCCGCTGGTGCTGGTGCACGGTTTCCCCACGTCGTCGTTCGACTGGGCGCAAGTGTGGCAACAACTTGGGCAAGATCGCGGGCTGGTAGCTGCCGACATGCTGGGTTTTGGCCTGTCGGACAAACCGAGGGACGGCTTCGACGGCCATGGCTATTCGATCCACCGCCAGGCCGACCTGCACGAGGCATTGATCGAGCAGCTGGGGATCGACGAGTTCGATCTTCTGGTTCACGATTACGGCGTATCGGTCGGACAGGAGCTGCTCGCCAGGCAGCAGGACGGCAGCGGTGCCCACGGGCTCGGCCATGTGTGGTTCTTGAATGGCGGCATCTTTCCCGATCAGCATCGCCCCCGCCCGATCCAGAAACTGGGGACGTCCCGCCTGGGCCCGCTCGTCGGCAAGCTGATGACCCGAGCCAGCTTCGGCAAGAGTTTCTCCGAAGTGTTCGGACCCAATACCCAACCGAGCGAAGAAGAGTTGGACGATTACTGGACGCTGATCGCTCGCAAGGGTGGGCACCGGCTGACCCACAAGCTGCTGCACTACATCGCCGACCGGCGCGAACACGAGGAACGATGGGTCGGGGCGCTACGTGCCGCTGCGGGCCGGGTCGGTTTCATCAACGGTGCGCTGGACCCAGTATCGGGGCGCCACGCTTATGATAAATGGCGCGCCACCGTCCCGCAGGCAAAGCACCACCTCATCGGCACCGTGGGACATTACCCCCAGGTCGAAGCACCCATGGAAGTTATCAAGGTGCTGCGGGACTGGTTCCGCTGA
- a CDS encoding S9 family peptidase, translated as MRLFAVAAATTAAIAILSTPATAQDTAMTGAPDLTFERVFASPGLDGASPRQAKLSPDGRYLTLLRNREDDKERYDLWAYDRESGDWSMLIDSEALGTGRELSEDEKMQRERARVGNLKGIISYQWASDGKGVLVPLDGDLYLARLDGSVTRLTDTEESELNPKLSQTGKFVSFVRDRQLWVGPVGGDAGPVTPKEADTIRWGEAEFVAQEEMARTDGYWWSQDDSRIAVQRTDEARVGIVTRAAIGATGTKVFDQRYPVAGSDNAVVQLFVMDPEGQNRVEVDLTSNQDPASYDAEDPTDIYLARVDWAPDNSALYIQRQNRAQSVLDMLKVDPATGASEVLFTERAAADDYWINLSDDYKWLDDGSLIWWSERSGFGHLYHYKNGDFRQLTSGDWAVTRLNGVDQDTGRVTFTATRDDVLAQQVYALDLAQPENVERLTDPAFANGATMDGKGKTLLVSRSSHNQPPQTYLASQQGDRLAWVEENALDAGHPYAPHLASHRPARFGTIKAADGETDLYWKMVTPEMDPGKRYPVFYYHYAGPGPQIVTRGWDGALQQAVVDAGYIWFELDNRGSANRGVAFEQPLYRAMGGVEVDDQREGAKYLKTLDFVDSSKIALYGWSYGGYMTLKRMQADPGLYAAGISGAPVTRWELYDTHYTERFMGDPREVPQAYEAASAIPDATKIADPLLLIHGMADDNVVFENSSELISVLQEANVPFEMMLYPGYTHRVSGEKISPHLWNTVFHFLEKHGVIPPE; from the coding sequence ATGCGTTTGTTTGCTGTTGCCGCCGCCACCACCGCCGCCATTGCTATCCTGTCCACGCCTGCCACGGCGCAGGACACAGCCATGACGGGCGCGCCCGACCTGACCTTCGAGAGGGTCTTCGCCAGTCCCGGCCTCGACGGCGCCAGTCCGCGCCAGGCGAAGCTTTCGCCAGATGGGCGATACCTGACGCTGCTGCGCAACCGCGAGGACGACAAGGAGCGTTACGACCTGTGGGCGTATGATCGGGAAAGCGGTGACTGGTCCATGCTTATCGACAGCGAGGCACTGGGAACGGGACGCGAATTGTCTGAAGACGAAAAGATGCAGCGCGAGCGGGCGCGGGTCGGCAACCTCAAGGGCATCATTTCCTATCAGTGGGCAAGCGATGGCAAGGGTGTGCTGGTGCCGCTCGATGGCGATCTTTATCTGGCGCGGCTCGACGGGTCGGTCACCCGGCTGACCGATACCGAAGAAAGCGAGCTGAACCCGAAACTGTCGCAGACCGGCAAGTTTGTTTCCTTCGTCCGCGACCGGCAGTTGTGGGTCGGGCCGGTTGGCGGCGACGCGGGGCCGGTTACACCGAAGGAAGCAGACACCATTCGCTGGGGCGAGGCGGAATTCGTTGCGCAGGAAGAAATGGCACGGACCGACGGCTATTGGTGGAGCCAGGACGACAGCCGCATCGCCGTTCAGCGGACGGATGAGGCGCGCGTCGGTATCGTCACCCGCGCCGCCATCGGCGCGACCGGCACCAAGGTATTCGATCAGCGCTATCCGGTGGCCGGCAGCGACAATGCGGTGGTGCAGCTGTTCGTGATGGACCCGGAAGGCCAGAACCGCGTGGAAGTGGATTTGACCAGCAATCAGGACCCGGCCAGTTACGACGCCGAGGACCCAACCGACATCTACCTCGCCCGCGTCGATTGGGCACCCGATAACAGCGCGCTTTATATTCAGCGACAGAACCGCGCGCAATCCGTGCTCGATATGCTGAAGGTCGATCCCGCTACGGGTGCGAGCGAGGTGCTGTTTACCGAACGTGCTGCGGCCGATGATTACTGGATTAACCTCAGCGACGATTACAAATGGCTCGACGATGGTTCGCTGATCTGGTGGTCCGAACGCAGCGGTTTCGGACATTTGTACCACTACAAGAATGGCGATTTCCGACAGCTGACCAGCGGTGACTGGGCCGTGACACGACTGAACGGCGTGGATCAGGATACCGGGCGAGTGACGTTTACCGCTACCAGGGACGATGTTCTGGCGCAGCAGGTTTACGCGCTCGATCTGGCGCAGCCGGAGAACGTCGAACGGTTGACCGACCCGGCCTTTGCGAACGGGGCCACGATGGACGGGAAGGGCAAGACGTTGCTCGTGAGCCGCTCCAGCCACAATCAGCCGCCGCAGACCTATCTTGCCAGCCAACAGGGCGATCGCCTCGCTTGGGTGGAGGAAAATGCGCTCGATGCCGGGCATCCTTACGCTCCTCATCTTGCCAGTCACCGGCCCGCGCGCTTCGGCACGATCAAGGCGGCCGATGGCGAAACCGACTTGTATTGGAAGATGGTCACGCCCGAGATGGACCCGGGCAAGCGCTACCCCGTATTCTATTACCACTATGCCGGTCCCGGCCCCCAAATCGTCACGCGCGGATGGGATGGGGCCTTGCAACAGGCAGTAGTCGATGCCGGGTATATCTGGTTCGAACTGGACAACCGCGGAAGCGCCAATCGCGGCGTGGCTTTCGAACAGCCGCTCTATCGCGCGATGGGCGGTGTTGAAGTGGACGACCAGCGTGAGGGCGCCAAGTATCTCAAAACGCTGGACTTCGTCGATTCGTCCAAGATCGCGCTCTATGGCTGGTCCTATGGCGGCTATATGACGCTCAAGCGGATGCAGGCCGATCCCGGTTTGTACGCGGCTGGTATTTCGGGGGCGCCGGTAACGCGGTGGGAATTGTACGACACCCACTATACGGAACGGTTCATGGGCGACCCGCGCGAAGTGCCGCAGGCCTACGAAGCTGCCAGCGCCATTCCCGACGCCACAAAAATCGCCGATCCTTTGTTGCTGATTCACGGTATGGCGGACGACAATGTGGTGTTCGAAAACTCCAGCGAGCTGATTTCAGTGCTGCAGGAGGCTAATGTACCTTTCGAAATGATGCTCTACCCTGGTTACACTCACCGGGTATCGGGCGAAAAGATCAGCCCGCATTTATGGAACACGGTCTTCCATTTCCTCGAAAAGCATGGCGTGATCCCGCCCGAGTAA
- the rplS gene encoding 50S ribosomal protein L19 — protein MNLIQQLEAEAIENLGKDIPEFQAGDTLRVGVRVVEGARERVQNFEGVCIARSNRAMGSNFTVRKMSFGEGVERVFPLYSPVVDSITVVRRGIVRRAKLYYLRGRTGKRARIAERRENAPKK, from the coding sequence ATGAACCTGATCCAGCAGCTCGAAGCCGAAGCGATTGAAAATCTCGGCAAGGATATTCCGGAATTCCAGGCCGGCGACACGCTGCGCGTAGGTGTGCGCGTTGTCGAAGGTGCGCGCGAGCGTGTCCAGAACTTCGAAGGCGTATGCATCGCACGTTCGAACCGCGCCATGGGTTCCAACTTCACCGTACGCAAGATGAGCTTCGGCGAAGGCGTGGAGCGTGTTTTCCCGCTCTATTCGCCAGTGGTTGACAGCATCACCGTGGTCCGCCGCGGGATCGTTCGCCGTGCGAAGCTGTATTACCTGCGCGGCCGCACCGGCAAGCGCGCGCGCATCGCGGAACGCCGCGAAAACGCGCCGAAGAAGTAA
- the trmD gene encoding tRNA (guanosine(37)-N1)-methyltransferase TrmD has product MTFAATILTLYPEMFPGPLGVSLAGRALGEGTWSLDTVQLRDFGIGKHANVDDTPAGGGAGMVLRADVLGAAVDSVADERPILAMTPRGTPITQARIRELAMGPGVSLICGRFEGFDERIFEARQIEEVSLGDIVLSGGETAALAILDACIRLLPGVMGAANSGVEESFEDGLLEHPQFTRPQEWEGRTIPQVLRSGDHAKIAAWRKHRAEEDTRLRRPDLWERHKGVRDQSASGARHENKDDRQ; this is encoded by the coding sequence ATGACCTTCGCCGCCACCATTCTCACCCTCTATCCCGAGATGTTTCCCGGACCGCTTGGCGTTTCGCTGGCGGGGCGTGCGTTGGGGGAGGGTACCTGGTCGCTCGACACGGTGCAGCTGCGCGATTTCGGTATCGGCAAACACGCCAATGTCGATGATACGCCGGCTGGCGGCGGCGCGGGGATGGTGCTGCGCGCGGACGTGCTTGGCGCGGCGGTGGACAGCGTTGCGGACGAGCGCCCTATCTTGGCCATGACGCCGCGCGGTACGCCGATAACGCAGGCCCGTATTCGCGAGCTTGCAATGGGGCCGGGCGTATCGCTTATCTGCGGCCGGTTCGAAGGGTTCGACGAACGTATCTTCGAAGCGCGCCAGATCGAAGAAGTCTCCCTGGGCGATATTGTTTTGTCGGGCGGCGAAACGGCGGCGTTGGCCATACTCGACGCTTGCATTCGGCTGCTTCCCGGCGTAATGGGCGCGGCCAATAGCGGTGTTGAGGAATCCTTCGAAGACGGGCTTCTCGAACATCCGCAATTCACCCGACCTCAGGAATGGGAAGGGCGCACGATCCCGCAAGTGTTGCGATCGGGGGATCATGCGAAGATAGCCGCGTGGCGGAAACACCGCGCGGAGGAAGATACACGGTTACGCAGGCCGGACCTTTGGGAACGTCACAAGGGCGTTCGGGACCAGTCTGCCTCTGGCGCGCGACACGAAAACAAGGACGACAGGCAATGA
- the rimM gene encoding ribosome maturation factor RimM (Essential for efficient processing of 16S rRNA): protein MTSPPSSGEEGGITLAAVKGAHGITGEVRLKLFGEGLDELRSHKVLTAHTDGSTLTVKKLRDDGKGGAIARFDEIGDRTAAERLRGNRLSVPRETLPPLAEGEFYHRDLIGLAVVSDAGDPVGTVCALDNFGATDIVEIEKPDGKKFMVPLTNTAVPEWNDKRLIVSADFIEG, encoded by the coding sequence ATGACGTCGCCCCCCTCTTCTGGCGAGGAGGGGGGCATCACCCTGGCCGCTGTAAAAGGTGCGCACGGAATTACGGGTGAAGTACGCCTTAAGTTGTTTGGCGAAGGGCTGGACGAGCTTCGTTCGCACAAGGTCCTTACCGCCCACACCGATGGCAGCACCTTGACAGTCAAGAAGCTGCGCGATGACGGGAAGGGCGGGGCGATTGCCCGGTTCGATGAGATTGGCGACCGCACGGCAGCTGAAAGGCTTCGCGGAAACCGTCTGTCCGTTCCCCGCGAAACCCTGCCACCACTTGCCGAGGGCGAATTCTACCACCGCGATCTGATCGGTCTTGCCGTGGTAAGCGATGCTGGCGATCCGGTCGGCACGGTATGCGCGCTCGACAATTTCGGCGCGACCGATATTGTCGAGATCGAGAAACCCGACGGTAAGAAATTCATGGTCCCACTGACCAATACAGCCGTTCCCGAATGGAATGATAAGCGACTGATAGTCAGCGCGGACTTTATCGAGGGCTGA
- the rpsP gene encoding 30S ribosomal protein S16 gives MAIALRLSRGGAKKRPYYRIVAADSRRARDGKYLEQIGTYNPLLAKDDEKRVQLNEDRAKYWLGVGAQPSDRVARFLDAAGIREREARNNPNKAKPGEKANERAEEKAEKATAAEEAKKAAEEEAKAKPAEEEAKAEEPATDEAKTDDAPAEDAKAEDAKAEDAKAEDSAAEETKADEKAEG, from the coding sequence ATGGCAATTGCACTTCGTCTCTCCCGCGGCGGCGCGAAAAAGCGCCCCTATTATCGTATCGTGGCTGCCGACAGCCGCCGTGCTCGTGACGGCAAATATCTGGAGCAGATCGGCACCTACAACCCGCTGCTGGCCAAGGACGATGAGAAGCGCGTCCAGCTGAACGAAGACCGCGCGAAGTACTGGCTGGGCGTGGGCGCACAGCCGTCCGACCGCGTAGCCCGCTTCCTCGACGCTGCTGGCATCCGTGAACGTGAAGCTCGTAACAACCCGAACAAAGCGAAGCCGGGCGAAAAGGCCAATGAACGCGCCGAAGAAAAGGCCGAGAAGGCAACGGCTGCTGAAGAAGCCAAGAAGGCCGCGGAGGAAGAAGCCAAGGCCAAACCTGCCGAGGAAGAAGCCAAGGCAGAAGAGCCCGCTACCGACGAAGCCAAGACCGACGACGCTCCTGCGGAAGACGCGAAGGCAGAAGACGCCAAGGCAGAAGACGCCAAGGCAGAAGATAGTGCAGCTGAGGAAACCAAGGCTGACGAAAAGGCTGAAGGCTGA
- the ffh gene encoding signal recognition particle protein, which yields MFDSLSDRLGGVFDRLKGRGALSESDVREAMREVRIALLEADVALPVVRRFIDSVTEKAIGADVLRSVTPGQQVVKIVNDELVAMLGGALAEDGGDDHGKGVEGLNLDAKPPVVIMMVGLQGSGKTTTTAKLAKFIREKHGKKAMMASLDVNRPAAQEQLAVLGEQVDTATLPIVAGQQPVDIARRAMESARLQNHDVLLLDTAGRLHVDEALMAEMKAVAGVSAPTEVLLVVDSLTGQDAVNVAKNFTEEVPLTGVILTRMDGDARGGAALSMRHVTGKPIKFAGTGEKLDALEAFDPVRVAGRILGMGDVVSLVEKAAATIKEEDAEAMAKRMAKGQFDLNDLRTQLQQMQNMGGLGMLAGMMPGMKKAKAALAASDTDDKMLVHMDAIIGSMTPKERANPALLNAKRKRRVAAGSGTHVSQINKVLKMHQEMGRAMKQIKKMGGLKGLGALFGGGKGMGGMPGMGGPGAGLGGMGPGPSGDLPPELAGLLGKKK from the coding sequence ATGTTCGATTCTCTGTCCGATCGCCTTGGCGGGGTGTTCGATAGGCTAAAGGGTCGCGGCGCGCTGTCCGAAAGCGATGTGCGCGAGGCCATGCGCGAAGTGCGTATTGCCCTGCTGGAGGCCGATGTCGCGCTGCCGGTGGTGCGCCGGTTCATAGACTCTGTTACCGAGAAGGCGATCGGCGCGGACGTCCTGCGGTCGGTCACGCCGGGGCAGCAGGTCGTCAAGATCGTCAATGACGAACTAGTTGCCATGCTGGGCGGGGCGCTGGCTGAAGATGGCGGCGACGACCACGGGAAGGGCGTCGAGGGCCTGAACCTCGATGCGAAACCGCCGGTTGTCATCATGATGGTCGGCCTGCAAGGGTCCGGTAAGACGACGACCACTGCCAAGTTGGCGAAGTTTATCCGCGAGAAGCACGGCAAGAAGGCCATGATGGCTTCGCTCGATGTCAATCGTCCCGCGGCGCAGGAACAGCTTGCCGTGTTGGGCGAGCAGGTGGATACCGCGACCCTGCCAATCGTTGCGGGCCAGCAGCCGGTGGACATCGCGCGCCGCGCCATGGAATCGGCGCGGTTGCAGAACCACGACGTGTTGCTGCTCGATACGGCTGGCCGCCTGCATGTCGACGAAGCGTTGATGGCCGAAATGAAGGCCGTCGCCGGCGTTTCCGCACCGACCGAGGTGTTGCTCGTCGTCGACAGCCTGACCGGTCAGGACGCGGTCAACGTCGCCAAGAACTTTACCGAAGAAGTGCCGCTCACGGGCGTCATTCTCACCCGGATGGACGGGGACGCGCGCGGCGGTGCCGCGCTGTCCATGCGCCATGTTACCGGCAAGCCGATCAAGTTTGCCGGCACTGGCGAGAAACTGGACGCGCTCGAAGCCTTCGATCCGGTGCGCGTCGCAGGCCGTATTCTGGGCATGGGCGATGTTGTCAGCCTGGTGGAAAAGGCCGCGGCGACGATCAAGGAAGAAGACGCCGAGGCCATGGCGAAGCGCATGGCCAAGGGTCAGTTCGACCTCAACGACCTGCGCACGCAATTGCAGCAAATGCAAAACATGGGCGGGCTGGGGATGCTGGCAGGCATGATGCCCGGCATGAAGAAGGCCAAGGCCGCGCTCGCCGCCAGCGACACGGATGACAAGATGCTGGTGCATATGGACGCAATCATCGGTTCGATGACGCCGAAGGAGCGCGCCAACCCCGCGCTGCTGAATGCAAAACGCAAGCGGCGGGTCGCGGCAGGGTCCGGCACCCATGTCAGCCAGATCAACAAGGTGCTGAAAATGCATCAGGAGATGGGCCGTGCCATGAAGCAGATCAAGAAAATGGGCGGGCTGAAGGGCCTCGGCGCGTTATTCGGCGGCGGGAAAGGCATGGGCGGAATGCCCGGAATGGGCGGACCCGGCGCTGGCTTGGGCGGAATGGGCCCGGGGCCGAGCGGCGACTTGCCGCCGGAACTGGCCGGGCTGCTCGGCAAAAAGAAATAA
- a CDS encoding TIGR02300 family protein, with protein MVKAEWGTKRSCPKCGTRFYDLGKEDPVSCIECGEEWTPEPVLKSKQPIPFEETKKKEKESDSDLADDELDDIEEEEPSADQDVDLGGDDDLGVDTADDKEADET; from the coding sequence ATGGTCAAGGCAGAATGGGGCACCAAGCGCAGCTGCCCGAAATGCGGCACTCGTTTCTACGATCTGGGCAAGGAAGATCCCGTCTCCTGCATCGAATGCGGTGAAGAGTGGACACCGGAACCCGTGCTGAAATCGAAACAGCCGATTCCCTTCGAGGAAACCAAGAAGAAGGAAAAGGAAAGCGATAGCGATCTGGCCGATGACGAGTTGGACGATATCGAGGAAGAGGAACCTTCCGCCGACCAGGATGTGGATCTTGGCGGAGACGACGACCTCGGCGTGGACACGGCGGATGACAAGGAAGCCGACGAAACGTGA
- the aroA gene encoding 3-phosphoshikimate 1-carboxyvinyltransferase codes for MPTPRTFTAKGPLTGHIRVPGDKSISHRSLMLGALAVGETRVTGLLEGEDVLATAGAMRAMGSRITREDDGTWSIHGMGVGGLLQPSAALDMGNSGTSTRLLMGMIASHGISATFTGDASLSGRPMGRVIEPLSLMGACFHASPKGTLPLMMEGALPAVPIEYRLPVASAQVKSAVLLAGLNTPGITRVIEPVPTRDHSERMLRGFGAELSVEETGGERIISVRGEAELKLQTITVPGDPSSAAFFAVAALLVEGSDLVIENVGLNPTRAGLFEVLRQMGGSIEKLNRREVGGEPVADLRVRHSALTGIEIDPAIAASMIDEFPVLFVAAALATGRTITAGLEELRVKESDRLAAMATALNAIGAQVEETPDGLVIDGIGGEPLTGGGPVATHLDHRIAMSMAVAGLVSQRGVEVDDARPIATSFPNFATLMASAAA; via the coding sequence CTGCCTACCCCCCGGACGTTCACCGCCAAAGGTCCGCTGACCGGACATATTCGCGTGCCGGGCGACAAATCCATCAGCCATCGATCGCTGATGCTGGGCGCGCTGGCTGTCGGGGAAACGCGGGTGACAGGCCTTCTGGAGGGTGAGGACGTGCTCGCCACCGCAGGCGCCATGCGGGCCATGGGTTCCCGGATCACGCGCGAAGATGATGGCACGTGGTCGATCCATGGCATGGGCGTTGGCGGATTGCTGCAACCAAGCGCTGCGCTGGATATGGGCAACAGCGGCACCTCGACGCGGCTGCTGATGGGCATGATCGCGAGCCATGGCATCAGCGCAACGTTCACCGGCGATGCGAGCCTGTCCGGCCGCCCAATGGGCCGCGTGATCGAGCCATTGTCGCTGATGGGTGCATGCTTCCACGCCAGCCCGAAGGGTACGCTGCCGCTGATGATGGAAGGCGCGCTGCCCGCCGTGCCGATCGAATACCGTCTGCCGGTGGCAAGCGCGCAAGTGAAAAGCGCCGTGCTGCTTGCGGGCCTGAACACGCCCGGCATCACCCGCGTGATCGAACCGGTTCCCACCCGTGACCACTCGGAGCGGATGCTACGCGGTTTTGGCGCGGAACTGTCGGTCGAGGAAACCGGCGGCGAACGCATCATATCGGTGCGAGGCGAGGCGGAATTAAAACTCCAGACCATCACGGTACCGGGTGATCCATCCTCCGCTGCATTCTTCGCTGTCGCGGCACTGCTGGTGGAAGGCAGCGATCTCGTAATCGAGAATGTCGGGCTCAACCCTACCCGCGCGGGTCTGTTCGAAGTGCTCCGGCAGATGGGCGGATCGATCGAGAAGCTGAACCGGCGCGAGGTTGGCGGCGAACCGGTAGCCGATCTGCGCGTGCGCCATTCGGCCCTGACCGGCATCGAAATCGATCCAGCCATCGCGGCTTCCATGATCGACGAATTTCCCGTGCTGTTCGTGGCAGCCGCGCTTGCGACGGGGCGTACTATCACTGCCGGCCTGGAGGAATTGCGTGTCAAGGAGAGCGACCGCCTTGCCGCAATGGCCACCGCGCTCAACGCTATTGGCGCGCAGGTCGAAGAAACACCAGACGGTTTGGTTATCGACGGCATCGGCGGCGAACCGCTGACCGGCGGGGGACCTGTCGCCACGCACCTCGACCACCGTATTGCCATGAGCATGGCCGTGGCCGGTCTGGTCAGCCAGCGCGGCGTCGAAGTGGACGATGCCCGGCCTATCGCCACCAGCTTTCCGAATTTCGCCACTCTGATGGCCAGCGCGGCTGCATGA
- a CDS encoding CBU_0592 family membrane protein yields the protein MMPPLDIYTLVGFVGMACIIAAYAYVTVKNKPDPFILHGTNLAGAVLLTVSLVVHTNLPSLVLEGFWAAIAIYGLAKAFRGRAAHDRSDAKDIS from the coding sequence ATGATGCCTCCACTCGACATTTATACGCTGGTCGGGTTCGTCGGCATGGCGTGCATCATCGCCGCCTACGCGTATGTTACGGTGAAGAACAAACCCGATCCCTTCATCTTGCACGGCACCAACCTGGCTGGAGCGGTTCTCCTCACCGTATCTTTGGTGGTGCATACCAACCTGCCCTCGTTGGTGCTGGAGGGGTTCTGGGCCGCCATCGCGATCTACGGCCTGGCCAAGGCGTTTCGCGGGCGCGCGGCACACGACAGGTCCGATGCAAAGGACATCTCATGA
- a CDS encoding (d)CMP kinase — protein sequence MIIAVDGPTASGKGTISKELAHRFGLPHLDTGLLYRAVGRQVFLDGGDPENAGDALAAVTFPDSLLGDPALRSEETGGLASRVSVHPAVRKALFDRQRAFATQAGGAVLDGRDIGTIIAPDANVKLFVTATSNVRAKRRWAEMCGRGLEVDLADILAQIERRDERDKGRGDAPLAVAPDAYVLDTSGLDRDAAIAAAIEVVEAACK from the coding sequence ATGATTATTGCGGTCGATGGCCCCACGGCGTCGGGCAAGGGGACAATTTCCAAGGAACTTGCGCACCGTTTCGGCCTGCCGCATCTCGATACGGGTTTGCTTTACCGCGCTGTCGGGCGCCAAGTGTTCCTCGATGGCGGCGATCCGGAGAATGCGGGCGATGCGCTGGCTGCGGTGACTTTCCCGGACAGTCTGCTGGGCGATCCCGCCTTGCGAAGCGAAGAAACCGGCGGGCTTGCGAGCCGGGTGTCGGTCCATCCGGCAGTCCGCAAGGCGCTGTTCGATCGGCAGCGCGCCTTCGCCACGCAGGCTGGGGGCGCGGTACTGGACGGGCGCGATATCGGCACAATTATCGCGCCTGACGCGAATGTGAAACTGTTCGTGACCGCGACGAGCAATGTGCGTGCAAAGCGTCGCTGGGCCGAGATGTGTGGCCGCGGGCTCGAGGTAGACCTGGCCGACATCCTCGCCCAGATCGAACGCCGCGATGAACGCGATAAGGGCCGTGGTGACGCTCCATTGGCAGTAGCGCCGGACGCCTATGTCCTCGACACCAGTGGATTGGACCGTGATGCAGCCATTGCAGCGGCTATCGAAGTCGTTGAAGCGGCTTGCAAGTGA